The DNA region cagggaagccctgaaaggaattttttatccaaagtttataatgagtgtctacaaatcagtgagaaaattacaaatgcccagtttaaaactgggcaaaagataaagacaagttattcacagagcaaactgtataaataataaatcaacacataaaaaatgttcaacctcactagaaatcagggaaaagccaatttaaacatgagatcgtatttttaacttcaaattgggggggaaaaccgaaagagggagtgttgaggaaggatttgggaaccagttctttacatatagtactgataaggttgtaaatttcagggaaatttgtgaaggaacatttcaaaagtttatacatccagcagttctacttctataaatctttcctagagatatgtgtacctgtgtgaaaatttatatttacaaaaaaatattttctgctgcgttgttggcaatgacaaaaaattagaaggaacccaaattcccatcaatatgagtggttaaataacagtagagccatactctagaatgctcagcttccagtaaccagaataagctcgaccaatgtgcactgatgtgaaaaatttccaagatacatcttaacccccttggtagtattcttttattttttttttaatttaatttatttattttgggctgtgttgggtcttcgtttctgtgcgtggcttcctctagttgcggcgagcgggggcctctcttcatcacggtgcgcgggcctctcactgtcgcggcctctcttgttgtggaacacaagctccagacgcgcaggctcagtagttgtggcccacgggcctagttgctccacggcatgtgggatcttcccagaccagggctcgaacccgtgtcccctgcattggcaggcggattctcaaccactgcgccaccagggaagccccggtagtattcttcatatcttaacatgtgcatacctatgacacataaattccatgtctaattttctgtcctacaaacctacgaaaagctacagacttctgatcaatatcccccaaactattgtcaattgtaagaagtatgtccaaaagaaaaaaaaagaatcagaaatctgttcaaaaccagcagattttaaagaacttattatcccctcacccacctctgttctgctatagcaacactggaagactgcaactaggaaagagagcaagccgaactcccacctcaaatcttgtctctcaactacagggtatgatgaagtcatttaaaaaatatatttaaaggagactgaacccttaggtgaaagaccccaataagttatttccctaaaatagacagtaaataaagactttggaatgcgttgcagtggaaagatgtgaaatctctttctttgggtcttcttaaaattatcacattcccacatatgtctgcagtgttttaaatattttccatttatgtagtaaacattgaaagacagaaagacagaggttatttccagctagatgttatcctttccccccaatggaactatgctttcctttctagacacacgagctctcctttttcgagtctgagattggaagttctcatggttgaattgttaacacatttatctttatttgggttgagtttgatccagctactctgaagactatggtttcttcactaaaaattgcttccattgtagatttatcacctggttggcaaacgctggataacttcaggcacaagaacattactctgaacctgggtgtggtcagtgagatagaaaccaacattattttttccttcatgatatgAAATATACTCTAACTTTACTCCCAGGGCTTTGTCCAAAAAGctcataaaacataaattgactctgcccttcagactcccatgttctcctccagtctacacagcaaagtctaagttcaattacaccaagactgatgccaaatttcaaaaaacgagagcaccctccatttctgctagtgccaggtgtgttgttccaggtgcacagaagtatcttaaaaagtcttagtaaatctcattctacaataaataattactcaacaagttctctctggaccagggtatactaagccagtgtctgctttctattgcaggcgaagaagtttgtggtctttcatggagcttccatttaccaacctggaaatggcattcattttattggcttttgttatcttttccctctttactctggcttccatctacactgacccggatgagaggaatgaaggtaaacagagagagctcttcataagagtccccatttcctttccccacccaatcatctttctttgatttggtttagtttctattctgtatgtgagaatgagtttgttttggggtgtgctgtgtgtgtgtgtgtgtatgagagaagggagacagagagacagagaaagagagttttattaaatggcctgaaatatctactgtggcattttaccattatttattaagagaggtttggaaatggaaacgattattcacatgacttttaatcccagaattttgcaggtcttatgccctgaattttatatctatatctatatctatatctatatctctctatatatgtatatgtatatatataatttttctttcaccatcctcccatccctgcccctcatccctgtcccccatcagaaacttaaaatgtgcaaaaagcacaatatctttcaaagtcattaaaggtaattttcacaggctaaatgcaagttcacaagaaacaaattccattatcgtatacatatatggtgtgtggaggtgtgcgcttttgttcaactataaataagaaggaaaagaattaaaggttttttcctaatgagctcttgtcaaagcccaaactttcaaaaaaaatgtagaagcgtttaaaaaactcaacaccacatgtttgcttattgccagtcataacaattattagcaataatatgtaatttaaatggcagttcttggtatttcactgtagttcaggtcctaccaaatttcacacaaaattaatggtgactgaccatttttgagggcaaaaattatatatatatatatatatatatatatatatatatatatatatatatttatatatatatatatggcatatggtaaggaaataatatatgtttgtagagaataagataaaatcataaaaagaaaactgtgcttcctaaaattgtgatacctctccatgaatttttgtctgtgaaagaagtgctctctgtaaaagacaatagtattctctgtcttataaacatactacacttacagaagtagaaaacaagaagccacagtaaacagacatttaatttctgctgacatgaagattgggaagcgtaactggagtccgtaaagtcttttccatgctccatattgttttagtttaaaatgggtttggctgaaagaaagagtaagagcaaaattgcagttactttaactagatgataatgtctttctctcacacataaaggcagcctgggggtagaagttccctcctgacacgactccctggtatcctggacccaggccacactgtcttggttccctcccatctcctatggcagctcccatgtccggcactgacccagctggcccatcttccactatcatctatgcatgcctgtcagcaagaagaagcaagagggcacacctctgtcttttaagagcgctcccagaacctacactcaccacttccctttggccagaatttagtccacggacatcccgaaaggaaagctgggaaatgtcatagttattctgggaggcgtgtgtggagcaaaaactttgggttttgttcctaaaggaagaggggtacaaccagcagtgtctgccagaCCCGTAGACTCCTAACCATGCATTCACTACGGGGCTGGCAGTCATGAAATTGGGGAATATTTGAGCTAGAAGGAATGTTAAGAGAGCATCTGATTTACTGATGCTTAACCAGAACTGAATATCAGAAAGGCACCTCATACTTGGGGCCCATCACAAACCCAGCAAATACGCATTTCTGGGTGTCCCACCTGGCCACGTGTCTTTAAACAAGatcccctaccccccccccccatttttctagctttcttctctggttaagaagcattgaccaactattcatgtttcagatgtgacaacagagacccacaaatgtttagtgagtttctcaggggctcagttaattagcagaagagccaaaactagagcacagactccccgttgcaggttcctgccccctctctgcactcccatgactcctgagttatgatccatggacacagacagccagaagactgggccagtcatagacattgacctttcctttacacttctgtattccgtttttcataagttcctttttcttctgctctattcctcctatatctgaggtctactttccaagctaaagcaattcctccatttgaatactgttcactaacagaactagacccagctgcccaagaattctcatcgaagaacacccttgcttcccttcgtgaccaccaggtcggtgccaagcacaattttgcatgaaagtacaaaatgtatacactttcctaaatgtggtaagacccaggagtaaaacccaccttcattaaaattgcagggctattttcatctcctttctggcagaagcagagaattgcaggagccacaaaaataaacttaagagaggcagatttaatttcacatgtgtatttaaaatctgatagaCTCAGCTATGGGCAATGGAGAATCTAAATCTGAATGGGACTCAGCTCCTATGTCAGGGAGCTGATTGTCTCATGGAGGATTCAGTTGTATAACCAGAGCCGACCCAGTGAATGCGCTACCAGAGTTTTCAACTAAGGAGGATGGGGTCAGAACGGAAGCTCTTCCTTGGGGGTATTGCGGTGGGCTTCACGGAAGAGGTGGCCACCCTGATGCAGGTGATATTGACAGagtagggtgggtggggtgcattctaactaagaatacagcttaaggaaaattacctgaccgaaaaaaatgaaatgtataagagGAAAAATCAGCTATGGTTTGGAATGTACCTTAAGTCCAACAAGGAATTGAACAGAACTGATCATTGGCCAGAATCTTCTCAAGTCCTTCAGAGGTCAAAAGAcgaacaaagcattttaacagggagtctcttaaacttaagagatgggtgcctctgacctcagcctcccacgtgagagcaaaggctctcaagctctaacttgcacataagtcacgtagagattttatgaaaaagtagactactgttcagtaggtctgggtgggacctgagattctgcatttctaagaagcttccaggtgacgaccatggtctagaagacgagcccagccacagatgtgacgcttgcaggccccagggggccaagctcatctgtgtgcagcaggggaggtgggagcttGGCTACGTGGCTGGGCGTCCAGGTTCCGTCCCGTAAGCAAGGCCCTACAGGACACGGggcagacccagagctggagggcagggcctcagcctccagcacagcgcagtcttgcctcaggtcctaacgtgtcaggagtgggtggattaaggtttaagaaaatattttatatgtttagaagagttgagagtcattcttatttttttagggaagaaattgtatttaattagattaattaattcatcattttaagttgaagtatagttgatttacaatgttgtgttagttttaggtgtacagcacagtgattcatatatatatattcttcttcagattcttttccattataggttattacaaaatattgagtatagttccctgtgctctagagtaggTCCTTAGTGGTTATGAGAGTCACTCTTTAAACAGCAGAATCTTGGAGTGTACAGTGAAGGGAGGCCGAGCGGCTCCGcgagctcctctctctccactttcccatagAGAAGCCCTGACTGGCCGCTGAGGGCGAGCCACACACACGCCCTCGCGCCCGGCGAACCCGCGCGGTCAGTATCATAGGACACAGGCTTTGCCGCagttcatcttcctccctgtgtactttccgtttgccttcctggaattctgctgcatcacagaagctggaagttccgatgttccattgaactcacgatggaaagtcttgacttgaccggtcagagtaatgaaaggcagtcatagaaataaagattattccgcagaaggagaaggagctggaaaacgaccaaaacgaaagtgccttcagtggcatccattgctagcaaagaaacttcttgacttttcagaagaggaagaagaggaagaccaAGAGGAGGATATTGATAAGGTTCAACTTCTTGGGGCCGCGGGTCTAGagcaagatggtgaaactgaagatgatgaatcaccagaacagcgagcccggagaccaatgaatgcatttctcttattttgcaaacgtcatcgctctcttgtacgtcaggaacacaggaacaggcttgataaccgaggtgctaccaagatactagctgattggtgggctgttctcgatccaaaggaaaagcagaaatacacagacatggccaaggagtataaacatgcatttatgaaagcaaatcctggctacaaatggtgtgctaccacaaacaagcctgtgaaatccccaacatccactgtcaatccacgggagaaactgtgggccttcccatctgactcttcaagagccttgccaagccccaagaaaacaaagcctgaagaaatgcctcagcttaactttgggctggctgatcctactcaaatgggaggcctgagcatgctgcttttagctggagaacatgttcttggtacaccagagatatcctctggcacttgcaggcctgatgtttcagaatcctctgaattgcgtcaggagtcaccattatttcagtttgccgagatatcttcaggtacctcccaccctgatgttccgtcaaaacaatgtcaagcatcagccttgtttcagtttgcagagatctgttcgaagacttcacagttgggcggtgctgaacctgtaaaacgctgtggagagtctgcactctttcaactggcagagatgtgcctggcatcagagggggtgaaaatggaagaatcaaagctaataaaagccaaagaatcagatggcggaagaattcaagaactggagaagggcaaggaagaaagagaaatgaaaatggagaaaatagatgaagccaggttccagaaagaagcagaatttgaaaaatcagctaaggaaaatgtaagagattctaaggaattaagaaattttgaggagctgcgaatggatgatataatgggtataaaaatggaagctcctaaagcaattaaaaaggaagaattagaggaagatcaaaaatgtagtcacttccctgatttttcttactctggcagtagcaagataataataagcgatgttcccagtaggaaggatcacatgtgccatcctcatggcattaggatcatcgagattcccacagcgttaagcaaaccagaaaagctaaaaaaggaaaagaagaaaaccaaaatggatcGACAGGGAAATGATAAATCCACACCCAAGAAGACTTGCAAAAAGAGGCAGTCCTCGGAATCTGATATCGAGAGTGTCATGTACACCATTGAAGCTGTTGCAAAGGGAGACTGGGGCATCGAGAAGCTTGGAGATACCCCTCGCAAGCAGGTGCATACATCCTCGAGTGGCAAGGGAAGCATTTTGGATGCCAAGccaccaaagaagaaagtgaaatcaagagagaagaaaatgtcaaaggagagatcctcagacaccacccaagagtcaagacctcaagattttatcagtatttctgccagcaagaacatttctggtgaggtcccagagggtataaaagcagaacctttgacccctacggaggatgcattaccacccagtctatcgggacaggccaagcctgaggacagtgagtgtcacagaaaaatagagacttgtggctcccggaaatctgagaggtcttgcaaaggtgctctttataaaaccctggtgtctgagggtatgctcacctctctgcgagctaatgttggcagagggaaacgaaggtcaggaaaaggaaagtcctctgatcatgaagagtgttggcatgaagaaagctggacatttcaccagagtgggaccagtggaagcaagaagttcaagaagacaaagccaaaggaagactctctccttggctcagcaaagctggatgaagaatttgaaaagaaattcaacagcctccctcagtatagtcctgttacatttgaccagaaatgtgtacctgtcccaagaaaaaagaagaagagcggacatatgtcctcagaaccgacccaaaccagcaaaggtcctttccagtctcagaaaaagaacttattccacaaaattgtcagcaaatacaagcacaaaaaggagaagcctaatgttccggaaaaaggaagtggggataaatggtcaaacaagcaactcttcttggctgccattcaccctacagaagccatattttcagaagacagaaacaccacagagcctgcttataaggttacaaatgccccatccattcccaacactccagagccaacaagggcgcaagaacccttggtgggcagtcaaaagagaaaagcaaggaaaaccaagatcacacaccttGTCAGGACAGCAGATGGCCGGGTATCACCAGCAGGAGGTACTTTGGATGACAAACCAAAGGAACACCTGCAGAGGAGTCTTGTTAAGGTGACCGAGACAGGCTGCAATGACGAATGCTCACACAACCGAGAGGCCACGGAGACGCGGAGCAGCACCCCAGAGATGCCCGCCGTGTCTGCGTTCTTCAGCCTCGCTGTGCCGGCCGAAGTGGCTGCCATGGAAAATgcatagaagtcagagatcaactccgctcccccatgatggacagccaaaagaaatgcccccgactcctgtacttatttcttgcgctgaccagtgaagcgccctttaattgtaaaacattgtgctttacctactaccctagccttgtctttattgagagatgctagtgagtccatgtggtggcagatagagacagcaaacaagtgcttgttgccctacacggcccagattcacttgaagcagaagttggcaccctgggccagtttgttctttcagaacccagagtctttgagggtgatgttgtctgtctgataatgagcagaaatgggatgatcctagagctttgctttctatggaaggcttttgatggtaataggtggtaacttggtaaaaggctgcctttactgtagctaatccagcatctcttttaccaaccagagagtgtgaaactagtttcatatattacctagctattctttcaaaacaaaaaccaaaagcaaaaaaacaaaaactgacacactgcactagttattattagatattcttagtcttttttgtacatggaggtttatgttctaagatggtttatataataggctatacctacatttacattgtagaataatattaaaaagcctcttccagagactcccaaacagcacgggcaggcagatgtaccgctgttagcggtgtatgctcggccttgtggtccatatattctgcacttttatatttgccaccagagtggtagtttgctggcacaaagagaaagagagagaagaagaaaaattacagttcttacaagcagaatttttttcttagccttgagtgaccaagaagaatttgcttgggtccaattgtggcgaatattttcccagacaggggaagagtccagcagattacagattactgatgttttcatgccttgaggattcttttatttttacacaagggtctgagtgaccaatggatcgttcatacagacaaaaaaagaaaaatagtattcagaagtgaccttaggattacttcactattcagaacacattgaagacacactcactttgtgtggtctttgagctacagcccttttacatccatcccagacagactggacgggtagcaattgctatgcacagcctaattggcactgcaggtttttagagccattttgagtttctgtGGTTACGGAGGTATTGATGAGGGAGGTGTGCCTGACCAGAGTGGGACTCGCAGTTATAGATCCACCTgcaagtttcctgtttccttttcatgttttgttgcttttgaacataaaaccaaccatacatatgccagtgcaactggattaagtggcttagaacattcaacatattgactccatcacctgacgttcacagtatcttgtttcttagcaacagatgcaaagtgataaatcaaaattagtcttcggctacagattttacagggtatttgttccatagcacaaagtatttccccactcttgcatcacagcacaaactaccaacttttaagtattggattccagcaataatttttactggttttcaaactggcggaattttgatagtgttagttcaagtttgaaacttttgaattagatctctaaatggtgacagtttacaaggttttatctagctatcttatttatacttgactgaattgtaatgatgattttttttctcatcgtaatttgacctaatagccataccaaaaaatgactctattagtactgactaggtttagcttttcacggttgtagatgttacttcagtttcagtgctggaaaatatgtacaacatactaacagaattgaaaaagaacagagagatttgggcttttgtttttttcaaagcaggtaaagagggcatcagggcattggaacggtgtcctcaaaaatgcatattccttgtgggcatggaggaagaaggaattagtaagcaaggttaatcagaggcagaagcttagccccattcacacagaaataaatcaggtgagcaaccccagattttagcatgatatttttactacgatgctgttgtattaatattttctaaatttcgaaacacaaagtgaatgtttgaaaattgctgggtcccagtgttggtggctgttggagtttctggaccacttgctagcagtgatttaaaaattataattagctaaaatccaaaaaaaaaaataaaatcaacaacaaaagttgtttggtgcagaacatgcaccttgacaatggcactaacttgttattctctagaacatgttagaataggtctatttttgccagtgccctctcctccagtcctctgattacatttcactagagttccttaacagagtgctgtatattcatgggacctttcttaaaaagaagcaaaacaaaagatgacttttttctatgtgattaatatatcttacttgatctgcttttcctaaacctcagtggcttttcccttaggcaggggtcggggtggagggcgacctactggatacgactgttttcaggtacttcagaaaaaaaaaaaaacccacctttttgtagacatgcttaatttttaagcggttaggcactgagagtagcagaaatcctgcaaagctctatagtcttttagacactcaccttgtcatttctctgagtaatgtcttgatttcaaaaatagtgcttttctcatgccctgaatccattggagaggggtgttggtattttcaggtaacaacatttgtgagcacaaatattgcagaccaacatgtagtaccctcccccatttatcattttcatttcacttctctcattcttttttattttagaaaatcatattgctatggtgtgtaccttaatctgccagcaaacaccatctacactaacatttgtcccacaagcatcctcaagagaaaaagttgttgcaccttatatatatttcaagcaaaccaaaatatgatgctcttctgcctttgttttattctaaattgttgtatcatatctttctgaaaccattctgaatctagttgaaattctcaatatttatgcttttaccttaatttctagattcaaacctgtatataaatctttggaacaaaattgtcctagcccttctctgtgttgctggaagtggatgatttagtctcagatggagacacagtactgttccagttttctttagccttttatttatttagttattctgggtattttcctatgtaattttgaagtgtgtagagtatactatagttactgaagctgcagctccaagaagctgagtgaaagagagaaaatactgtaagacgcccttcttaagtgtttatttgtttggataactgtaatgaggccaggaaaaggcaaaaggtcccacagccactttgaagacacaggttcttatccccaaactaggttaggtcccagattttagatgaaaatggtgaattctttaaagccctcttttttaaaaggatatatcataccattgtaattctgacagtcttttcccccccgaaaatatatttatttaattccgtcagatgagctttctaccagtgccccctcaaagccatgctcaactcattcccacgttatcactgttattatagtTCCTGCCATTCAAACTGCTGCCGAGAAAAAAAGTGATCGAACACTGTGAACAAAAAGGAGCATCTGAACGGGTCTGGTTATTTAGAATCCAACTTGTGTAATCCCTGTCACTCTCTTATCAAGTCAGATGCTACTCTGCCTGAgtcatagaaaattttgtttgcactctgtagtccttggctcatcctctggaaatgtttgcacctatgtaaaatctcaagcagattataaatcgatacagcactaggagtaagctgaaaactgaatgacatgttttgtctatacagttccgggggagggatggggaatatcaagtagctctgttccaagtttggcatttggcattaatgtgaagcagtgggaccatgctgcctgttaaactactgtatgaatcctaagtgttctggagaccagcagctggaggctggaggccagcatccatacagcaaaggggaagcatcgccgcttcttgggggaaaaggaaggaagtcgtgcaaggcctggagtcatcatttgtaa from Mesoplodon densirostris isolate mMesDen1 chromosome 1, mMesDen1 primary haplotype, whole genome shotgun sequence includes:
- the LOC132486814 gene encoding HMG box transcription factor BBX-like isoform X2, giving the protein MKGSHRNKDYSAEGEGAGKRPKRKCLQWHPLLAKKLLDFSEEEEEEDQEEDIDKVQLLGAAGLEQDGETEDDESPEQRARRPMNAFLLFCKRHRSLVRQEHRNRLDNRGATKILADWWAVLDPKEKQKYTDMAKEYKHAFMKANPGYKWCATTNKPVKSPTSTVNPREKLWAFPSDSSRALPSPKKTKPEEMPQLNFGLADPTQMGGLSMLLLAGEHVLGTPEISSGTCRPDVSESSELRQESPLFQFAEISSGTSHPDVPSKQCQASALFQFAEICSKTSQLGGAEPVKRCGESALFQLAEMCLASEGVKMEESKLIKAKESDGGRIQELEKGKEEREMKMEKIDEARFQKEAEFEKSAKENVRDSKELRNFEELRMDDIMGIKMEAPKAIKKEELEEDQKCSHFPDFSYSGSSKIIISDVPSRKDHMCHPHGIRIIEIPTALSKPEKLKKEKKKTKMDRQGNDKSTPKKTCKKRQSSESDIESVMYTIEAVAKGDWGIEKLGDTPRKQVHTSSSGKGSILDAKPPKKKVKSREKKMSKERSSDTTQESRPQDFISISASKNISGEVPEGIKAEPLTPTEDALPPSLSGQAKPEDSECHRKIETCGSRKSERSCKGALYKTLVSEGMLTSLRANVGRGKRRSGKGKSSDHEECWHEESWTFHQSGTSGSKKFKKTKPKEDSLLGSAKLDEEFEKKFNSLPQYSPVTFDQKCVPVPRKKKKSGHMSSEPTQTSKGSGDKWSNKQLFLAAIHPTEAIFSEDRNTTEPAYKVTNAPSIPNTPEPTRAQEPLVGSQKRKARKTKITHLVRTADGRVSPAGGTLDDKPKEHLQRSLVKVTETGCNDECSHNREATETRSSTPEMPAVSAFFSLAVPAEVAAMENA
- the LOC132486814 gene encoding HMG box transcription factor BBX-like isoform X1 is translated as MKGSHRNKDYSAEGEGAGKRPKRKCLQWHPLLAKKLLDFSEEEEEEDQEEDIDKVQLLGAAGLEQDGETEDDESPEQRARRPMNAFLLFCKRHRSLVRQEHRNRLDNRGATKILADWWAVLDPKEKQKYTDMAKEYKHAFMKANPGYKWCATTNKPVKSPTSTVNPREKLWAFPSDSSRALPSPKKTKPEEMPQLNFGLADPTQMGGLSMLLLAGEHVLGTPEISSGTCRPDVSESSELRQESPLFQFAEISSGTSHPDVPSKQCQASALFQFAEICSKTSQLGGAEPVKRCGESALFQLAEMCLASEGVKMEESKLIKAKESDGGRIQELEKGKEEREMKMEKIDEARFQKEAEFEKSAKENVRDSKELRNFEELRMDDIMGIKMEAPKAIKKEELEEDQKCSHFPDFSYSGSSKIIISDVPSRKDHMCHPHGIRIIEIPTALSKPEKLKKEKKKTKMDRQGNDKSTPKKTCKKRQSSESDIESVMYTIEAVAKGDWGIEKLGDTPRKQVHTSSSGKGSILDAKPPKKKVKSREKKMSKERSSDTTQESRPQDFISISASKNISGEVPEGIKAEPLTPTEDALPPSLSGQAKPEDSECHRKIETCGSRKSERSCKGALYKTLVSEGMLTSLRANVGRGKRRSGKGKSSDHEECWHEESWTFHQSGTSGSKKFKKTKPKEDSLLGSAKLDEEFEKKFNSLPQYSPVTFDQKCVPVPRKKKKSGHMSSEPTQTSKGPFQSQKKNLFHKIVSKYKHKKEKPNVPEKGSGDKWSNKQLFLAAIHPTEAIFSEDRNTTEPAYKVTNAPSIPNTPEPTRAQEPLVGSQKRKARKTKITHLVRTADGRVSPAGGTLDDKPKEHLQRSLVKVTETGCNDECSHNREATETRSSTPEMPAVSAFFSLAVPAEVAAMENA